In a single window of the Platichthys flesus chromosome 5, fPlaFle2.1, whole genome shotgun sequence genome:
- the lpar2b gene encoding lysophosphatidic acid receptor 2b, whose protein sequence is MDTLTEDKEGCYLNRTVKFFYEESGKNISDHWRDRDYVIVSMGMMVCFIVIFSNLLVIGAILKNRRFHFPIYYLLGNLALSDLFSGVSYLHLMFHTGPWTIKLSKIQWFVRQGLIDTSLTASVLNLLAVAVERHQTIFNMQLHSKMSKRRVFIIMVCIWLVAIVMGLVPTMGWHCLCDLPNCSTMAPLYSRSYLVFWGVLNLLTFSIMVAVYTRIFLYVRHKSKQMSQHTSQMRHRDTVFNLMKTVSMILGCFVMCWTPGLVVLLLDGVGCESCNVLVFEKYFLVLAECNSFVNPIIYCFRDKEMRRTFKEILCFPFQRGKNPQDATGTHFNTLDHETYKSRSEVPTQRGNGTRLLHHGPEDAPTSSDNWS, encoded by the exons ATGGATACCCTGACCGAAGACAAAGAGGGATGCTACCTGAACCGCACCGTCAAGTTCTTCTACGAGGAGAGCGGCAAGAACATCAGCGATCACTGGCGCGATCGTGACTACGTGATCGTCTCTATGGGAATGATGGTCTGCTTCATCGTGATCTTTTCCAACCTTCTGGTCATTGGGGccattttaaaaaacagacgCTTTCACTTTCCCATCTACTACCTGTTGGGAAATCTGGCGTTGTCAGACCTCTTCTCAG GTGTCTCCTACCTCCACCTGATGTTCCACACTGGTCCCTGGACCATCAAACTGTCCAAGATCCAGTGGTTTGTGCGACAGGGGCTGATCGACACCAGTCTGACGGCCTCGGTCCTCAACCTGCTGGCCGTGGCCGTGGAGCGTCACCAGACCATCTTCAACATGCAGCTGCACAGCAAGATGAGCAAGCGGCGGGTCTTCATCATCATGGTGTGCATATGGCTGGTGGCCATCGTCATGGGCCTGGTCCCCACCATGGGCTGGCACTGCCTCTGCGACCTGCCCAACTGCTCCACCATGGCGCCGCTGTACAGCCGCAGCTACCTGGTGTTCTGGGGCGTCCTCAATCTCCTGACCTTCTCCATCATGGTGGCCGTCTACACCCGCATCTTTCTCTACGTCAGGCACAAGAGCAAGCAGATGTCCCAGCACACGTCCCAGATGAGACACCGAGATACGGTGTTCAACCTGATGAAGACCGTCTCCATGATCCTGG gcTGCTTTGTGATGTGCTGGACGCCCGgcctggtggtgctgctgctcgaCGGCGTGGGCTGCGAGAGTTGTAATGTGCTGGTCTTCGAGAAGTACTTCCTGGTGCTGGCCGAGTGCAACTCCTTCGTCAACCCCATCATCTACTGCTTCAGGGACAAAGAGATGCGGAGGACCTTCAAGGAGATCCTGTGCTTCCCGTTTCAGCGTGGCAAGAATCCCCAGGACGCCACTGGGACTCACTTTAACACCCTGGACCACGAG ACCTACAAGTCTCGCTCTGAGGTGCCGACACAGAGGGGCAACGGGACGCGTCTCCTCCACCACGGCCCGGAAGACGCACCTACCTCCTCGGACAACTGGAGCTAA